The Caldisalinibacter kiritimatiensis genomic interval TTTTAATAGCTAAAGGTTCAGGTAAAGGGTCAATAAATAAGATTAAAGGAATGGCAAAGAGTAAGGGTATAGTTGTTCAATATGTAAACAAGAATAAAATAGATTCTATGTCTAGAACTAATTCCCATCAAGGAGTTATAGCTATAGTTTCATCTTATGAATATAGTACAATAGATGATATATTTGAACTTGCTGATAAACGCGGCGAAAAACCATTTATCATAATACTAGACCAAATAACTGACCCTCATAATTTAGGCTCTATAATTCGTACTGCAGAATGTGCAGGTGCCCATGGAATTGTAATACCTAAAAGAAGGTCAGTTGGTTTAAGTGCAATTGTAGGAAAAACATCAGCTGGAGCTGTTGAGTATCTTCCAGTTGCACGAGTTTCTAATATATCTTTTGCTATAGAAGAGCTTAAAGAAAAAGGGCTTTGGATTTATGGAGCAGATATGATTGGAGAGCAGGTTTATTACG includes:
- the rlmB gene encoding 23S rRNA (guanosine(2251)-2'-O)-methyltransferase RlmB, whose protein sequence is MADKNFVEGRNPVIEAIKSGREIEKILIAKGSGKGSINKIKGMAKSKGIVVQYVNKNKIDSMSRTNSHQGVIAIVSSYEYSTIDDIFELADKRGEKPFIIILDQITDPHNLGSIIRTAECAGAHGIVIPKRRSVGLSAIVGKTSAGAVEYLPVARVSNISFAIEELKEKGLWIYGADMIGEQVYYEADLKGPIGLVIGSEGKGISRLVKEKCDFLLKIPMRGKVSSLNASVAASIMIYEVLRQRS